A single genomic interval of Gouania willdenowi chromosome 10, fGouWil2.1, whole genome shotgun sequence harbors:
- the smim19 gene encoding small integral membrane protein 19: protein MGGHGVLGNEPESIDYSVHEAWNEATNVYLLVILVSFGLLMYARKNKRKILRIFTLPPTVGSSSEPNFYDSLQKVRLRQQLEMYSLARKFDQQGQTDSVQLTME, encoded by the exons ATGGGGGGTCATGGGGTTTTGGGGAACGAGCCGGAATCGATAGATTACTCCGTGCACGAAGCGTGGAACGAGGCTACAAACGTTTATCTGCTCGTGATCCTGGTCAGCTTCGGCCTGCTCATGTACGCCAGAAA aaacaaAAGGAAGATCCTGCGCATCTTCACTTTGCCTCCGACTGTCGGCAGCAGCTCGGAGCCGAACTTCTACGACAGCCTGCAGAAGGTCCGCCTGAGGCAGCAGCTAGAGATGTACTCTCTGG CCCGGAAGTTTGATCAGCAGGGGCAGACGGACAGCGTGCAGCTCACCATGGAATGA
- the pld7 gene encoding phospholipase D3 isoform X2, producing MDQDESDSEVMERHQTELEETDPTSTALKCCSIVLDRIQTEDNSQKKELGEKDDMNRKGGKPASRIPTFHKRPTNLTTEPLVTKRDAVHVSPPIEKDAGDGVEASEVKPSEETEATPIQPAACVNKLSFEVQSVMNSKEEEAAAAPSSITTAPKSWSVSESVLNPLLTASPRPALRTDPGQTTIVEDDTMTEISKSLLPQEGFITKKPWEDRLATTITGTRDTNKSAEMIHSLEVGQVEAIMDEEPPWEMETIKAAHLKISRSSSEAECDEEPEGEIVGEQDPEKMEVEEKVNPKSELLDLGEQSCDPVEAPFTAAPEKEKPVKSVKSGCSSLSICCLLPLTLLLLGGFGHVWQYGLPRSMAQLAAQLELHWLQGLVLMPEPCSTDCRVHLIESIPVGLYPESPSTGQSIANSWLRLLGQANSSVQIAAFYFTLRDSNPTSSDSQGRQVFEQLKKLGSKGVKLQITVNHPQTFTEDTAELAAAGAEVREVDLQAISKGILHTKLWVVDQKHFYVGSANMDWRSLSEVKEVGLAVEDCSCLAQDASRIFEMYWSIGGTNGSFLPLVWPARLSALSSSQNPLQLKFNGVPAQVYLSSAPPQISARGRSDDLSAILSVIKDAQKFIYISVMDYLPLSEYQKPVRFWPAIDSELRAAACTRGVHVRLMVSCWEHSNAAMFTFLQSLLVLNRTPLKCKIEVSIFTVPSNDEQKKILFARVSHAKYMVTDRVVYIGTSNWSENYFVNIAGVGLVVNQTDAELGPGQWTLQSQAKQLFLRDWSSQYSSALSVDNVDVCPRRRPPAASSLS from the exons ATG GACCAGGATGAGTCAGACTCAGAGGTGATGGAGAGGCACCAGACCGAGCTGGAGGAGACAGATCCAACTTCCACG GCGTTGAAGTGTTGCAGCATTGTGTTGGATCGAATCCAAACTGAAGACAACTCTCAGAAAAAAGAACTTGGGGAGAAAGACGACATGAACCGTAAAGGAGGAAAGCCTGCCTCCCGAATCCCTACTTTTCACAAACGCCCCACCAATCTAACCACAGAGCCACTGGTCACCAAGAGGGACGCTGTCCATGTTTCACCGCCGATTGAGAAAGATGCAGGTGATGGCGTGGAAGCTTCAGAGGTCAAACCCTCAGAGGAGACAGAAGCAACACCCATCCAACCTGCAGCTTGTGTCAACAAACTGAGCTTTGAAGTCCAGTCTGTGATGAACAGCAAAGAAGAGGAAGCTGCAGCAGCGCCCAGCTCTATCACCACTGCACCAAAGAGCTGGAGTGTGTCCGAGTCTGTGCTCAACCCTCTTCTGACTGCCAGCCCCAGGCCTGCTCTCAGAACAGACCCGGGCCAAACCACTATCGTCGAAGATGACACCATGACAGAAATCTCTAAGAGTCTGCTCCCACAAGAGGGATTCATCACCAAAAAGCCATGGGAGGACAGGCTCGCCACCACTATCACTGGTACCAGAGACACAAACAAGTCTGCAGAAATGATTCACTCGTTAGAGGTTGGGCAAGTGGAAGCCATTATGGACGAAGAGCCACCTTGGGAGATGGAGACGATAAAGGCGGCTCACCTAAAGATCAGCAGGTCTTCTTCAGAAGCAGAATGTGACGAGGAGCCAGAAGGTGAAATAGTAGGGGAGCAAGACCCAGAAAAGATGGAAGTTGAAGAAAAGGTAAACCCCAAGTCGGAGTTATTGGATCTTGGTGAGCAAAGCTGTGATCCTGTTGAAGCTCCATTTACTGCAGCGCCAGAGAAGGAGAAACCAGTTAAAAGTGTG AAGTCAGGATGCTCCAGCCTTTCCATCTGCTGCCTCCTGCCCCTCACGCTGCTGCTGTTGGGAGGGTTTGGTCATGTGTGGCAGTACGGGCTTCCCAGGTCTATGGCTCAGCTGGCAGCTCAGCTGGAGCTCCACTGGCTGCAGGGCTTGGTGCTGATGCCTGAGCCATGCAGCACTGACTGCCG AGTCCATCTGATTGAAAGCATCCCTGTGGGTCTGTACCCAGAATCCCCTTCTACTGGACAGAGCATAGCAAACAGCTGGCTGAGGCTGCTGGGCCAGGCCAACAGCTCAGTCCAGATTGCTGCCTTCTACTTCACTCTGCGGGACAGCAATCCCACGTCCTCTGACTCTCAG GGACGGCAGGTCTTTGAACAGCTCAAGAAACTTGGATCCAAAGGTGTAAAACTCCAGATTACCGTCAATCATCCACAAACTTTTACAGAAGACACAGCAGAACTTGCTGCAGCAG GTGCTGAGGTCAGAGAGGTGGACCTACAGGCCATAAGTAAAGGAATTCTCCACACCAAACTGTGGGTGGTCGACCAGAAGCACTTTTATGTTGGGAGTGCTAACATGGACTGGCGTTCTCTCAGTGAG GTGAAGGAGGTGGGCTTGGCAGTGGAGGACTGCAGCTGTTTGGCTCAGGACGCCTCTCGGATCTTTGAGATGTACTGGAGCATCGGGGGCACAAATGGCAGCTTTCTCCCTCTGGTTTGGCCAGCTCGCCTCTCTGCCCTGTCAAGCTCCCAGAATCCTTTGCAATTGAAGTTTAACGGAGTCCCCGCTCAGGTCTACCTTTCT AGTGCCCCTCCCCAAATATCTGCCCGAGGCCGCTCAGATGACCTGTCTGCCATTTTGTCTGTAATCAAAGATGCCCAGAAGTTCATTTACATTTCCGTCATGGACTACCTGCCTCTGTCTGAGTATCAAAAGCCCGTCAG GTTCTGGCCCGCCATTGACTCAGAGCTGCGTGCTGCTGCGTGCACCAGAGGTGTGCATGTCAGACTGATGGTCAGCTGCTGGGAACACTCAAACGCTGCCATGTTCACCTTTCTGCAGTCCCTGCTGGTGCTCAACAGAACTCCACTGAAGTGCAAAATTGAAGTG AGCATCTTCACTGTGCCTTCAAATGATGAGCAGAAGAAGATCCTGTTTGCTCGGGTCAGTCATGCCAAGTACATGGTCACAGACAGAGTGGTCTATATAG GGACCTCCAACTGGTCAGAGAACTACTTTGTTAACATTGCTGGTGTTGGTTTGGTGGTGAACCAGACGGATGCTGAGCTGGGACCAGGTCAGTGGACTCTGCAAAGCCAAGCAAAGCAGCTCTTCCTGAGGGACTGGAGCTCCCAGTACAGCAGTGCTCTGTCTGTGGACAACGTGGATGTGTGTCCCCGCAGACGACCTCCAGCTGCATCCAGCCTCAGTTAA
- the pld7 gene encoding phospholipase D3 isoform X1, translating to MPMVLRSRRTIHGAEIELQDTPAAPRLPAGVTYEDQDESDSEVMERHQTELEETDPTSTALKCCSIVLDRIQTEDNSQKKELGEKDDMNRKGGKPASRIPTFHKRPTNLTTEPLVTKRDAVHVSPPIEKDAGDGVEASEVKPSEETEATPIQPAACVNKLSFEVQSVMNSKEEEAAAAPSSITTAPKSWSVSESVLNPLLTASPRPALRTDPGQTTIVEDDTMTEISKSLLPQEGFITKKPWEDRLATTITGTRDTNKSAEMIHSLEVGQVEAIMDEEPPWEMETIKAAHLKISRSSSEAECDEEPEGEIVGEQDPEKMEVEEKVNPKSELLDLGEQSCDPVEAPFTAAPEKEKPVKSVKSGCSSLSICCLLPLTLLLLGGFGHVWQYGLPRSMAQLAAQLELHWLQGLVLMPEPCSTDCRVHLIESIPVGLYPESPSTGQSIANSWLRLLGQANSSVQIAAFYFTLRDSNPTSSDSQGRQVFEQLKKLGSKGVKLQITVNHPQTFTEDTAELAAAGAEVREVDLQAISKGILHTKLWVVDQKHFYVGSANMDWRSLSEVKEVGLAVEDCSCLAQDASRIFEMYWSIGGTNGSFLPLVWPARLSALSSSQNPLQLKFNGVPAQVYLSSAPPQISARGRSDDLSAILSVIKDAQKFIYISVMDYLPLSEYQKPVRFWPAIDSELRAAACTRGVHVRLMVSCWEHSNAAMFTFLQSLLVLNRTPLKCKIEVSIFTVPSNDEQKKILFARVSHAKYMVTDRVVYIGTSNWSENYFVNIAGVGLVVNQTDAELGPGQWTLQSQAKQLFLRDWSSQYSSALSVDNVDVCPRRRPPAASSLS from the exons ATGCCGATGGTGCTGCGGTCCAGGAGAACCATCCACGGGGCGGAGATAGAGTTACAGGATACACCGGCAGCACCGAGGCTGCCTGCAGGAGTTACGTATGAG GACCAGGATGAGTCAGACTCAGAGGTGATGGAGAGGCACCAGACCGAGCTGGAGGAGACAGATCCAACTTCCACG GCGTTGAAGTGTTGCAGCATTGTGTTGGATCGAATCCAAACTGAAGACAACTCTCAGAAAAAAGAACTTGGGGAGAAAGACGACATGAACCGTAAAGGAGGAAAGCCTGCCTCCCGAATCCCTACTTTTCACAAACGCCCCACCAATCTAACCACAGAGCCACTGGTCACCAAGAGGGACGCTGTCCATGTTTCACCGCCGATTGAGAAAGATGCAGGTGATGGCGTGGAAGCTTCAGAGGTCAAACCCTCAGAGGAGACAGAAGCAACACCCATCCAACCTGCAGCTTGTGTCAACAAACTGAGCTTTGAAGTCCAGTCTGTGATGAACAGCAAAGAAGAGGAAGCTGCAGCAGCGCCCAGCTCTATCACCACTGCACCAAAGAGCTGGAGTGTGTCCGAGTCTGTGCTCAACCCTCTTCTGACTGCCAGCCCCAGGCCTGCTCTCAGAACAGACCCGGGCCAAACCACTATCGTCGAAGATGACACCATGACAGAAATCTCTAAGAGTCTGCTCCCACAAGAGGGATTCATCACCAAAAAGCCATGGGAGGACAGGCTCGCCACCACTATCACTGGTACCAGAGACACAAACAAGTCTGCAGAAATGATTCACTCGTTAGAGGTTGGGCAAGTGGAAGCCATTATGGACGAAGAGCCACCTTGGGAGATGGAGACGATAAAGGCGGCTCACCTAAAGATCAGCAGGTCTTCTTCAGAAGCAGAATGTGACGAGGAGCCAGAAGGTGAAATAGTAGGGGAGCAAGACCCAGAAAAGATGGAAGTTGAAGAAAAGGTAAACCCCAAGTCGGAGTTATTGGATCTTGGTGAGCAAAGCTGTGATCCTGTTGAAGCTCCATTTACTGCAGCGCCAGAGAAGGAGAAACCAGTTAAAAGTGTG AAGTCAGGATGCTCCAGCCTTTCCATCTGCTGCCTCCTGCCCCTCACGCTGCTGCTGTTGGGAGGGTTTGGTCATGTGTGGCAGTACGGGCTTCCCAGGTCTATGGCTCAGCTGGCAGCTCAGCTGGAGCTCCACTGGCTGCAGGGCTTGGTGCTGATGCCTGAGCCATGCAGCACTGACTGCCG AGTCCATCTGATTGAAAGCATCCCTGTGGGTCTGTACCCAGAATCCCCTTCTACTGGACAGAGCATAGCAAACAGCTGGCTGAGGCTGCTGGGCCAGGCCAACAGCTCAGTCCAGATTGCTGCCTTCTACTTCACTCTGCGGGACAGCAATCCCACGTCCTCTGACTCTCAG GGACGGCAGGTCTTTGAACAGCTCAAGAAACTTGGATCCAAAGGTGTAAAACTCCAGATTACCGTCAATCATCCACAAACTTTTACAGAAGACACAGCAGAACTTGCTGCAGCAG GTGCTGAGGTCAGAGAGGTGGACCTACAGGCCATAAGTAAAGGAATTCTCCACACCAAACTGTGGGTGGTCGACCAGAAGCACTTTTATGTTGGGAGTGCTAACATGGACTGGCGTTCTCTCAGTGAG GTGAAGGAGGTGGGCTTGGCAGTGGAGGACTGCAGCTGTTTGGCTCAGGACGCCTCTCGGATCTTTGAGATGTACTGGAGCATCGGGGGCACAAATGGCAGCTTTCTCCCTCTGGTTTGGCCAGCTCGCCTCTCTGCCCTGTCAAGCTCCCAGAATCCTTTGCAATTGAAGTTTAACGGAGTCCCCGCTCAGGTCTACCTTTCT AGTGCCCCTCCCCAAATATCTGCCCGAGGCCGCTCAGATGACCTGTCTGCCATTTTGTCTGTAATCAAAGATGCCCAGAAGTTCATTTACATTTCCGTCATGGACTACCTGCCTCTGTCTGAGTATCAAAAGCCCGTCAG GTTCTGGCCCGCCATTGACTCAGAGCTGCGTGCTGCTGCGTGCACCAGAGGTGTGCATGTCAGACTGATGGTCAGCTGCTGGGAACACTCAAACGCTGCCATGTTCACCTTTCTGCAGTCCCTGCTGGTGCTCAACAGAACTCCACTGAAGTGCAAAATTGAAGTG AGCATCTTCACTGTGCCTTCAAATGATGAGCAGAAGAAGATCCTGTTTGCTCGGGTCAGTCATGCCAAGTACATGGTCACAGACAGAGTGGTCTATATAG GGACCTCCAACTGGTCAGAGAACTACTTTGTTAACATTGCTGGTGTTGGTTTGGTGGTGAACCAGACGGATGCTGAGCTGGGACCAGGTCAGTGGACTCTGCAAAGCCAAGCAAAGCAGCTCTTCCTGAGGGACTGGAGCTCCCAGTACAGCAGTGCTCTGTCTGTGGACAACGTGGATGTGTGTCCCCGCAGACGACCTCCAGCTGCATCCAGCCTCAGTTAA